In one Castor canadensis chromosome 15, mCasCan1.hap1v2, whole genome shotgun sequence genomic region, the following are encoded:
- the LOC141410410 gene encoding TATA box-binding protein-associated factor RNA polymerase I subunit D-like isoform X2, producing the protein MVKSEMDSLDYMSSDRAVEIENQSDSSSSGSSLFKTQCIPSSPKWRQRNSLRKFDHSPESLHTDSSSDSSLEPRPLTLKAIFERFKNKKCKKRKYNRQNRGKLRPRGRPKGSRRTRRSSQIDLKQIKDKGTGFPFLQCENGRKPLPWRKILTFEQAVARGFFNHIEKLKYEYHLKESLKQMNVGEDLEKEDLDSRRHKYLDDDGSISPIEESAAEDEMAHPEYDECDIKLVVSDLLSFKEGELIDEMGCQHLRSRKVHLL; encoded by the exons ATGGTTAAATCAGAAATGGATTCTCTTGACTACATGTCATCTGATAGAGCTGTGGAAATTGAAAACCAAAG tgACAGCTCTTCATCTGGTAGCAGCTTATTTAAAACACAATGTATTCCTTCCTCACCTAAATGGAGACAAAGAAATTCCCTTAGAAAATTTGATCATTCACCTGAAAGTCTTCATACAGATTCATCAAGTGACTCATCTTTAGAACCAAGACCATTGACTTTAAAAGCTATTTTTGAAAGATTCAAGAACAAGAAAtgtaaaaagaggaaatacaacAGACAAAATAGAGGAAAATTAAGACCAAGAGGAAGACCAAAAGGAAGTAGACGCACTAGAAGGTCATCACAAATAGATTTGAAACAAATTAAAGACAAAGGAACCGGATTCCCAtttttacagtgtgaaaatggaagaaaaccattACCATGGAGGAAAATTTTAACCTTTGAG cAAGCTGTTGCAAGAGGATTTTTTAACCACATCGAGAAACTGAAGTATGAATACCACCTCAAGGAATCCCTGAAACAAATGAATGTCGGTGAAGATTTAGAAAAAGAAGATCTTGATAGCCGTAGACATAAATATTTGGATGATGATGGATCCATTTCTCCTATTGAAGAGTCAGC AGCAGAAGATGAGATGGCACATCCTGAATATGATGAATGTGATATCAAATTGGTAGTAAGTGACTTACTCTCATTCAAGGAAG GAGAACTCATTGATGAAATGG GGTGTCAGCACTTGAGATCCAGGAAGGTCCATCTACTCTAA
- the LOC141410410 gene encoding TATA box-binding protein-associated factor RNA polymerase I subunit D-like isoform X6: protein MVKSEMDSLDYMSSDRAVEIENQSDSSSSGSSLFKTQCIPSSPKWRQRNSLRKFDHSPESLHTDSSSDSSLEPRPLTLKAIFERFKNKKCKKRKYNRQNRGKLRPRGRPKGSRRTRRSSQIDLKQIKDKGTGFPFLQCENGRKPLPWRKILTFEQAVARGFFNHIEKLKYEYHLKESLKQMNVGEDLEKEDLDSRRHKYLDDDGSISPIEESAAEDEMAHPEYDECDIKLVENSLMKWGVST, encoded by the exons ATGGTTAAATCAGAAATGGATTCTCTTGACTACATGTCATCTGATAGAGCTGTGGAAATTGAAAACCAAAG tgACAGCTCTTCATCTGGTAGCAGCTTATTTAAAACACAATGTATTCCTTCCTCACCTAAATGGAGACAAAGAAATTCCCTTAGAAAATTTGATCATTCACCTGAAAGTCTTCATACAGATTCATCAAGTGACTCATCTTTAGAACCAAGACCATTGACTTTAAAAGCTATTTTTGAAAGATTCAAGAACAAGAAAtgtaaaaagaggaaatacaacAGACAAAATAGAGGAAAATTAAGACCAAGAGGAAGACCAAAAGGAAGTAGACGCACTAGAAGGTCATCACAAATAGATTTGAAACAAATTAAAGACAAAGGAACCGGATTCCCAtttttacagtgtgaaaatggaagaaaaccattACCATGGAGGAAAATTTTAACCTTTGAG cAAGCTGTTGCAAGAGGATTTTTTAACCACATCGAGAAACTGAAGTATGAATACCACCTCAAGGAATCCCTGAAACAAATGAATGTCGGTGAAGATTTAGAAAAAGAAGATCTTGATAGCCGTAGACATAAATATTTGGATGATGATGGATCCATTTCTCCTATTGAAGAGTCAGC AGCAGAAGATGAGATGGCACATCCTGAATATGATGAATGTGATATCAAATTGGTA GAGAACTCATTGATGAAATGG GGTGTCAGCACTTGA
- the LOC141410410 gene encoding TATA box-binding protein-associated factor RNA polymerase I subunit D-like isoform X7 codes for MVKSEMDSLDYMSSDRAVEIENQSDSSSSGSSLFKTQCIPSSPKWRQRNSLRKFDHSPESLHTDSSSDSSLEPRPLTLKAIFERFKNKKCKKRKYNRQNRGKLRPRGRPKGSRRTRRSSQIDLKQIKDKGTGFPFLQCENGRKPLPWRKILTFEQAVARGFFNHIEKLKYEYHLKESLKQMNVGEDLEKEDLDSRRHKYLDDDGSISPIEESAAEDEMAHPEYDECDIKLVGVST; via the exons ATGGTTAAATCAGAAATGGATTCTCTTGACTACATGTCATCTGATAGAGCTGTGGAAATTGAAAACCAAAG tgACAGCTCTTCATCTGGTAGCAGCTTATTTAAAACACAATGTATTCCTTCCTCACCTAAATGGAGACAAAGAAATTCCCTTAGAAAATTTGATCATTCACCTGAAAGTCTTCATACAGATTCATCAAGTGACTCATCTTTAGAACCAAGACCATTGACTTTAAAAGCTATTTTTGAAAGATTCAAGAACAAGAAAtgtaaaaagaggaaatacaacAGACAAAATAGAGGAAAATTAAGACCAAGAGGAAGACCAAAAGGAAGTAGACGCACTAGAAGGTCATCACAAATAGATTTGAAACAAATTAAAGACAAAGGAACCGGATTCCCAtttttacagtgtgaaaatggaagaaaaccattACCATGGAGGAAAATTTTAACCTTTGAG cAAGCTGTTGCAAGAGGATTTTTTAACCACATCGAGAAACTGAAGTATGAATACCACCTCAAGGAATCCCTGAAACAAATGAATGTCGGTGAAGATTTAGAAAAAGAAGATCTTGATAGCCGTAGACATAAATATTTGGATGATGATGGATCCATTTCTCCTATTGAAGAGTCAGC AGCAGAAGATGAGATGGCACATCCTGAATATGATGAATGTGATATCAAATTGGTA GGTGTCAGCACTTGA
- the LOC141410410 gene encoding TATA box-binding protein-associated factor RNA polymerase I subunit D-like isoform X9 — protein MVKSEMDSLDYMSSDRAVEIENQSDSSSSGSSLFKTQCIPSSPKWRQRNSLRKFDHSPESLHTDSSSDSSLEPRPLTLKAIFERFKNKKCKKRKYNRQNRGKLRPRGRPKGSRRTRRSSQIDLKQIKDKGTGFPFLQCENGRKPLPWRKILTFEQAVARGFFNHIEKLKYEYHLKESLKQMNVGEDLEKEDLDSRRHKYLDDDGSISPIEESAVSALEIQEGPSTLKM, from the exons ATGGTTAAATCAGAAATGGATTCTCTTGACTACATGTCATCTGATAGAGCTGTGGAAATTGAAAACCAAAG tgACAGCTCTTCATCTGGTAGCAGCTTATTTAAAACACAATGTATTCCTTCCTCACCTAAATGGAGACAAAGAAATTCCCTTAGAAAATTTGATCATTCACCTGAAAGTCTTCATACAGATTCATCAAGTGACTCATCTTTAGAACCAAGACCATTGACTTTAAAAGCTATTTTTGAAAGATTCAAGAACAAGAAAtgtaaaaagaggaaatacaacAGACAAAATAGAGGAAAATTAAGACCAAGAGGAAGACCAAAAGGAAGTAGACGCACTAGAAGGTCATCACAAATAGATTTGAAACAAATTAAAGACAAAGGAACCGGATTCCCAtttttacagtgtgaaaatggaagaaaaccattACCATGGAGGAAAATTTTAACCTTTGAG cAAGCTGTTGCAAGAGGATTTTTTAACCACATCGAGAAACTGAAGTATGAATACCACCTCAAGGAATCCCTGAAACAAATGAATGTCGGTGAAGATTTAGAAAAAGAAGATCTTGATAGCCGTAGACATAAATATTTGGATGATGATGGATCCATTTCTCCTATTGAAGAGTCAGC GGTGTCAGCACTTGAGATCCAGGAAGGTCCATCTACTCTAAAAATGTAA
- the LOC141410410 gene encoding TATA box-binding protein-associated factor RNA polymerase I subunit D-like isoform X8 — protein sequence MVKSEMDSLDYMSSDRAVEIENQSDSSSSGSSLFKTQCIPSSPKWRQRNSLRKFDHSPESLHTDSSSDSSLEPRPLTLKAIFERFKNKKCKKRKYNRQNRGKLRPRGRPKGSRRTRRSSQIDLKQIKDKGTGFPFLQCENGRKPLPWRKILTFEQAVARGFFNHIEKLKYEYHLKESLKQMNVGEDLEKEDLDSRRHKYLDDDGSISPIEESAVSALEIQEGPSTLKMTEQ from the exons ATGGTTAAATCAGAAATGGATTCTCTTGACTACATGTCATCTGATAGAGCTGTGGAAATTGAAAACCAAAG tgACAGCTCTTCATCTGGTAGCAGCTTATTTAAAACACAATGTATTCCTTCCTCACCTAAATGGAGACAAAGAAATTCCCTTAGAAAATTTGATCATTCACCTGAAAGTCTTCATACAGATTCATCAAGTGACTCATCTTTAGAACCAAGACCATTGACTTTAAAAGCTATTTTTGAAAGATTCAAGAACAAGAAAtgtaaaaagaggaaatacaacAGACAAAATAGAGGAAAATTAAGACCAAGAGGAAGACCAAAAGGAAGTAGACGCACTAGAAGGTCATCACAAATAGATTTGAAACAAATTAAAGACAAAGGAACCGGATTCCCAtttttacagtgtgaaaatggaagaaaaccattACCATGGAGGAAAATTTTAACCTTTGAG cAAGCTGTTGCAAGAGGATTTTTTAACCACATCGAGAAACTGAAGTATGAATACCACCTCAAGGAATCCCTGAAACAAATGAATGTCGGTGAAGATTTAGAAAAAGAAGATCTTGATAGCCGTAGACATAAATATTTGGATGATGATGGATCCATTTCTCCTATTGAAGAGTCAGC GGTGTCAGCACTTGAGATCCAGGAAGGTCCATCTACTCTAAAAAT
- the LOC141410410 gene encoding TATA box-binding protein-associated factor RNA polymerase I subunit D-like isoform X1: MVKSEMDSLDYMSSDRAVEIENQSDSSSSGSSLFKTQCIPSSPKWRQRNSLRKFDHSPESLHTDSSSDSSLEPRPLTLKAIFERFKNKKCKKRKYNRQNRGKLRPRGRPKGSRRTRRSSQIDLKQIKDKGTGFPFLQCENGRKPLPWRKILTFEQAVARGFFNHIEKLKYEYHLKESLKQMNVGEDLEKEDLDSRRHKYLDDDGSISPIEESAAEDEMAHPEYDECDIKLVDDSCFIISSEFPKKMKVYLEQENDNVTMSKRTSKAKNTGQSTEWPKKETM, translated from the exons ATGGTTAAATCAGAAATGGATTCTCTTGACTACATGTCATCTGATAGAGCTGTGGAAATTGAAAACCAAAG tgACAGCTCTTCATCTGGTAGCAGCTTATTTAAAACACAATGTATTCCTTCCTCACCTAAATGGAGACAAAGAAATTCCCTTAGAAAATTTGATCATTCACCTGAAAGTCTTCATACAGATTCATCAAGTGACTCATCTTTAGAACCAAGACCATTGACTTTAAAAGCTATTTTTGAAAGATTCAAGAACAAGAAAtgtaaaaagaggaaatacaacAGACAAAATAGAGGAAAATTAAGACCAAGAGGAAGACCAAAAGGAAGTAGACGCACTAGAAGGTCATCACAAATAGATTTGAAACAAATTAAAGACAAAGGAACCGGATTCCCAtttttacagtgtgaaaatggaagaaaaccattACCATGGAGGAAAATTTTAACCTTTGAG cAAGCTGTTGCAAGAGGATTTTTTAACCACATCGAGAAACTGAAGTATGAATACCACCTCAAGGAATCCCTGAAACAAATGAATGTCGGTGAAGATTTAGAAAAAGAAGATCTTGATAGCCGTAGACATAAATATTTGGATGATGATGGATCCATTTCTCCTATTGAAGAGTCAGC AGCAGAAGATGAGATGGCACATCCTGAATATGATGAATGTGATATCAAATTGGTA gacGACAGTTGTTTCATAATAAGTTCTGAATTCCCAAAGAAGATGAAGGTATATTTAGAACAAGAGAATGACAACGTTACAATGTCTAAGAGAACTTCTAAGGCTAAAAATACTGGACAGAGTACAGAGTGGCCTAAAAAGGAGACAATGTGA
- the LOC141410410 gene encoding TATA box-binding protein-associated factor RNA polymerase I subunit D-like isoform X5 — MVKSEMDSLDYMSSDRAVEIENQSDSSSSGSSLFKTQCIPSSPKWRQRNSLRKFDHSPESLHTDSSSDSSLEPRPLTLKAIFERFKNKKCKKRKYNRQNRGKLRPRGRPKGSRRTRRSSQIDLKQIKDKGTGFPFLQCENGRKPLPWRKILTFEQAVARGFFNHIEKLKYEYHLKESLKQMNVGEDLEKEDLDSRRHKYLDDDGSISPIEESAAEDEMAHPEYDECDIKLVENSLMKWVSEIISN, encoded by the exons ATGGTTAAATCAGAAATGGATTCTCTTGACTACATGTCATCTGATAGAGCTGTGGAAATTGAAAACCAAAG tgACAGCTCTTCATCTGGTAGCAGCTTATTTAAAACACAATGTATTCCTTCCTCACCTAAATGGAGACAAAGAAATTCCCTTAGAAAATTTGATCATTCACCTGAAAGTCTTCATACAGATTCATCAAGTGACTCATCTTTAGAACCAAGACCATTGACTTTAAAAGCTATTTTTGAAAGATTCAAGAACAAGAAAtgtaaaaagaggaaatacaacAGACAAAATAGAGGAAAATTAAGACCAAGAGGAAGACCAAAAGGAAGTAGACGCACTAGAAGGTCATCACAAATAGATTTGAAACAAATTAAAGACAAAGGAACCGGATTCCCAtttttacagtgtgaaaatggaagaaaaccattACCATGGAGGAAAATTTTAACCTTTGAG cAAGCTGTTGCAAGAGGATTTTTTAACCACATCGAGAAACTGAAGTATGAATACCACCTCAAGGAATCCCTGAAACAAATGAATGTCGGTGAAGATTTAGAAAAAGAAGATCTTGATAGCCGTAGACATAAATATTTGGATGATGATGGATCCATTTCTCCTATTGAAGAGTCAGC AGCAGAAGATGAGATGGCACATCCTGAATATGATGAATGTGATATCAAATTGGTA GAGAACTCATTGATGAAATGGGTAAGTGAGATAATTTCTAACTAA
- the LOC141410410 gene encoding TATA box-binding protein-associated factor RNA polymerase I subunit D-like isoform X3, producing MVKSEMDSLDYMSSDRAVEIENQSDSSSSGSSLFKTQCIPSSPKWRQRNSLRKFDHSPESLHTDSSSDSSLEPRPLTLKAIFERFKNKKCKKRKYNRQNRGKLRPRGRPKGSRRTRRSSQIDLKQIKDKGTGFPFLQCENGRKPLPWRKILTFEQAVARGFFNHIEKLKYEYHLKESLKQMNVGEDLEKEDLDSRRHKYLDDDGSISPIEESAAEDEMAHPEYDECDIKLVVSDLLSFKEGCQHLRSRKVHLL from the exons ATGGTTAAATCAGAAATGGATTCTCTTGACTACATGTCATCTGATAGAGCTGTGGAAATTGAAAACCAAAG tgACAGCTCTTCATCTGGTAGCAGCTTATTTAAAACACAATGTATTCCTTCCTCACCTAAATGGAGACAAAGAAATTCCCTTAGAAAATTTGATCATTCACCTGAAAGTCTTCATACAGATTCATCAAGTGACTCATCTTTAGAACCAAGACCATTGACTTTAAAAGCTATTTTTGAAAGATTCAAGAACAAGAAAtgtaaaaagaggaaatacaacAGACAAAATAGAGGAAAATTAAGACCAAGAGGAAGACCAAAAGGAAGTAGACGCACTAGAAGGTCATCACAAATAGATTTGAAACAAATTAAAGACAAAGGAACCGGATTCCCAtttttacagtgtgaaaatggaagaaaaccattACCATGGAGGAAAATTTTAACCTTTGAG cAAGCTGTTGCAAGAGGATTTTTTAACCACATCGAGAAACTGAAGTATGAATACCACCTCAAGGAATCCCTGAAACAAATGAATGTCGGTGAAGATTTAGAAAAAGAAGATCTTGATAGCCGTAGACATAAATATTTGGATGATGATGGATCCATTTCTCCTATTGAAGAGTCAGC AGCAGAAGATGAGATGGCACATCCTGAATATGATGAATGTGATATCAAATTGGTAGTAAGTGACTTACTCTCATTCAAGGAAG GGTGTCAGCACTTGAGATCCAGGAAGGTCCATCTACTCTAA
- the LOC141410410 gene encoding TATA box-binding protein-associated factor RNA polymerase I subunit D-like isoform X4, protein MVKSEMDSLDYMSSDRAVEIENQSDSSSSGSSLFKTQCIPSSPKWRQRNSLRKFDHSPESLHTDSSSDSSLEPRPLTLKAIFERFKNKKCKKRKYNRQNRGKLRPRGRPKGSRRTRRSSQIDLKQIKDKGTGFPFLQCENGRKPLPWRKILTFEQAVARGFFNHIEKLKYEYHLKESLKQMNVGEDLEKEDLDSRRHKYLDDDGSISPIEESAAEDEMAHPEYDECDIKLVVSDLLSFKEGRQLFHNKF, encoded by the exons ATGGTTAAATCAGAAATGGATTCTCTTGACTACATGTCATCTGATAGAGCTGTGGAAATTGAAAACCAAAG tgACAGCTCTTCATCTGGTAGCAGCTTATTTAAAACACAATGTATTCCTTCCTCACCTAAATGGAGACAAAGAAATTCCCTTAGAAAATTTGATCATTCACCTGAAAGTCTTCATACAGATTCATCAAGTGACTCATCTTTAGAACCAAGACCATTGACTTTAAAAGCTATTTTTGAAAGATTCAAGAACAAGAAAtgtaaaaagaggaaatacaacAGACAAAATAGAGGAAAATTAAGACCAAGAGGAAGACCAAAAGGAAGTAGACGCACTAGAAGGTCATCACAAATAGATTTGAAACAAATTAAAGACAAAGGAACCGGATTCCCAtttttacagtgtgaaaatggaagaaaaccattACCATGGAGGAAAATTTTAACCTTTGAG cAAGCTGTTGCAAGAGGATTTTTTAACCACATCGAGAAACTGAAGTATGAATACCACCTCAAGGAATCCCTGAAACAAATGAATGTCGGTGAAGATTTAGAAAAAGAAGATCTTGATAGCCGTAGACATAAATATTTGGATGATGATGGATCCATTTCTCCTATTGAAGAGTCAGC AGCAGAAGATGAGATGGCACATCCTGAATATGATGAATGTGATATCAAATTGGTAGTAAGTGACTTACTCTCATTCAAGGAAG gacGACAGTTGTTTCATAATAAGTTCTGA